A window of the Nitrosococcus wardiae genome harbors these coding sequences:
- a CDS encoding methyltransferase domain-containing protein: MMLTFEPIWPKVKGSSHKREYPSRQAFCAWLEKPLGRRLLKIERAELERILPGLFGYHLVQLGAVRKGTDLLSSSRIWHQVVLEAGTWSEVQPPSLLSRVDTLPFASATVDGIVLPHVLEYEANPHQVLREVQRVLVPYGTLVVLGFNPWSFWGLWRLFLWRRGQVPWCGRFYSLSRLRDWLALLGFETVQLRYFLFRPPLQHPRLMRRLRFFEGVGQRWCPFLAGGYLVVAKKQVMRLNPVDPLWRKEKGLEIPGLAEPTARERFRD; the protein is encoded by the coding sequence ATGATGCTTACCTTTGAGCCGATCTGGCCTAAGGTAAAGGGTTCATCGCACAAGCGGGAGTACCCTTCTCGTCAAGCTTTTTGCGCCTGGTTAGAGAAGCCCTTAGGCCGGCGTTTGTTGAAAATCGAACGGGCGGAGTTGGAAAGAATTCTACCGGGTCTATTTGGTTACCACTTGGTCCAGCTAGGTGCCGTGCGCAAGGGGACGGATTTGCTATCTTCCAGCCGCATTTGGCATCAGGTGGTATTGGAAGCAGGGACTTGGTCAGAGGTCCAGCCACCCAGCCTGTTGTCCCGGGTGGATACTTTGCCTTTTGCCAGCGCAACTGTGGATGGGATAGTTTTGCCCCATGTATTGGAGTATGAGGCTAACCCTCATCAGGTATTACGAGAGGTCCAACGAGTACTGGTTCCTTATGGCACCTTAGTAGTTTTAGGCTTCAATCCCTGGAGCTTTTGGGGGCTTTGGCGGCTTTTTTTATGGCGGCGGGGGCAGGTGCCTTGGTGTGGGCGTTTCTACAGCCTCAGCCGTCTCCGAGATTGGTTGGCGCTATTGGGTTTTGAGACGGTGCAATTGCGGTATTTTTTATTTCGTCCCCCCTTGCAGCATCCACGGCTGATGCGGCGATTGCGTTTTTTTGAGGGGGTGGGGCAGCGTTGGTGCCCATTTTTGGCGGGGGGCTATTTGGTGGTAGCCAAAAAGCAAGTAATGCGTTTGAATCCGGTGGATCCTCTCTGGCGTAAGGAAAAGGGTTTGGAAATACCCGGCCTTGCAGAGCCGACGGCCCGGGAGCGTTTCCGTGACTGA
- a CDS encoding dihydroorotate dehydrogenase: MVATLTTTTELSETDRARLKVDFCGLRLLSPLVLLSGCVGFGEEYTRVAGYSNREVGAVCLKGTTAAPRLGNRPHRIYETPMGMLNAIGLQNPGVDYVVNHILPELDFRETRYIANVSGSTVEEYVEVTRCFDDSPIDAIEINISCPNVKEGGVAFGNDPDMSARVVDACRKVTHKPLITKLSPNQTSIEENARRCIEAGTDAFAVINTLMGMAIDIEQRTPLLGNIQGGLSGPAIKPIALLKVRQVYQVCRQHDIPIIGQGGVASSEDALEFLIAGAATVGVGTALFYDPLLCSKINAGIVDYLKRHEVATVEQLTGSLRLEGEVSGCSVSG; this comes from the coding sequence ATGGTGGCGACATTAACTACAACTACTGAGTTAAGCGAGACCGATCGGGCAAGATTGAAAGTTGATTTTTGTGGGCTGAGGTTACTAAGTCCATTGGTGTTACTTTCAGGTTGTGTCGGTTTTGGAGAAGAATACACGCGGGTGGCGGGCTACTCTAACCGGGAGGTGGGCGCGGTGTGCCTCAAGGGAACAACAGCAGCCCCCCGCTTGGGGAATCGACCCCATCGGATTTATGAAACCCCTATGGGAATGCTCAATGCCATTGGCTTGCAAAATCCTGGTGTGGATTATGTAGTCAATCATATTCTACCAGAGTTAGATTTCAGGGAAACTCGGTACATTGCCAATGTTTCCGGTTCCACTGTTGAAGAGTATGTGGAAGTCACGCGCTGCTTTGACGATTCTCCTATTGATGCCATTGAGATCAATATTTCCTGCCCTAATGTGAAAGAAGGGGGAGTTGCTTTTGGTAATGATCCAGATATGTCGGCGCGGGTAGTGGACGCTTGCCGGAAGGTGACCCACAAACCCTTGATCACCAAGCTTTCTCCTAATCAGACCTCGATTGAAGAAAATGCCCGTCGCTGTATTGAGGCCGGAACAGATGCTTTTGCTGTCATCAATACCCTGATGGGGATGGCCATTGATATAGAGCAGCGAACCCCCCTGCTTGGGAATATCCAGGGGGGGTTATCGGGGCCTGCCATAAAGCCAATTGCTTTACTCAAGGTGCGCCAGGTCTATCAGGTGTGCCGGCAGCATGATATTCCAATTATTGGCCAAGGAGGGGTGGCCTCGAGCGAGGATGCCCTGGAATTTCTGATTGCGGGTGCGGCTACCGTGGGGGTAGGCACAGCCTTGTTTTACGACCCCCTTCTTTGTTCCAAAATTAACGCGGGGATCGTGGATTATCTCAAGCGCCATGAGGTGGCTACCGTGGAGCAGTTAACGGGCAGTTTGCGCCTAGAGGGGGAAGTTTCGGGGTGCAGTGTCAGTGGCTAA
- the hrcA gene encoding heat-inducible transcriptional repressor HrcA, with the protein MARSKSPLVLNERSQHLLKAMVECYIRDGEPVGSRTLSRECQLDLSPATIRNVMADLEELGLVFSPHTSAGRVPTVKGYRFFIDALLRPKRLGANTIRELAAQFEVEAEPSALLATASQLLSEISRFAGVVMLPRHECRALRQVEFLPLSENRVLAILVVNEHEVQNRIIYPSRPYSASELQQAANYLNAIFKGKDFYEVRERLLAEMSEVREDMDRIMGTAVEMAKQVFLSEKEVEDCVVAGQTNLLDYMDLSDKERLRLLFNAFNEKQDILHLLDQCLHAGGIQIFIGEESGYQVFDDCSVVTARYGSSEGALGVLGVIGPTRMDYERVISLVDVTARLLGAALNPR; encoded by the coding sequence ATGGCACGATCCAAGAGCCCATTGGTGCTAAACGAGCGCTCCCAGCATCTGCTCAAGGCTATGGTAGAGTGTTATATCCGCGATGGGGAACCTGTCGGTTCCCGGACTCTTTCCCGGGAGTGTCAACTGGACCTCAGCCCAGCGACTATTCGCAATGTCATGGCCGATCTGGAAGAATTGGGGTTGGTGTTTTCCCCCCATACTTCGGCGGGAAGGGTGCCTACTGTCAAAGGCTATCGCTTTTTTATCGACGCTTTGCTGAGACCTAAGAGGTTGGGTGCCAACACCATTCGCGAGCTAGCGGCCCAGTTTGAGGTGGAGGCGGAACCTTCGGCACTGCTAGCCACAGCTTCCCAATTATTATCCGAAATCAGCCGCTTTGCAGGGGTGGTGATGTTGCCCCGGCATGAATGCCGCGCTCTACGCCAGGTGGAGTTCTTGCCATTGTCAGAGAATCGGGTGCTCGCTATCTTAGTGGTAAATGAACACGAAGTGCAAAATCGTATTATTTATCCCAGCCGTCCATACTCAGCCTCGGAATTGCAGCAGGCGGCCAATTACCTTAACGCTATCTTTAAAGGGAAGGATTTTTATGAAGTTCGGGAGCGCCTCCTGGCCGAGATGAGCGAGGTGCGTGAAGATATGGACCGAATCATGGGAACAGCGGTGGAGATGGCAAAACAGGTATTTCTTTCTGAGAAAGAGGTGGAAGATTGTGTGGTCGCGGGACAGACCAACCTGTTAGATTATATGGATCTATCGGATAAAGAACGCCTGCGCCTATTATTTAATGCCTTCAATGAGAAGCAGGATATTCTGCATTTATTAGATCAGTGTTTGCATGCCGGCGGGATCCAGATCTTTATTGGCGAAGAATCGGGTTACCAAGTATTTGACGATTGCAGTGTGGTCACTGCCCGTTATGGCTCTTCCGAAGGCGCCCTGGGAGTGCTTGGCGTGATTGGTCCCACCCGAATGGATTATGAGCGGGTGATTTCTCTAGTGGATGTGACCGCCCGATTACTAGGTGCAGCCTTGAATCCGAGGTAA
- a CDS encoding phosphoribulokinase produces MSVAHPIVAVTGSSGAGTSTVKHAFSDMFRREGIKPVVIEGDSFHRYDRQAMKEKVAEYEEQGKVLTHFGPEANELDKLEALFREYSEHGTGKKRLYIHSEEEGEPYGQAPGTFTPWEPIDPDSHLLFYEGLHGGAVTDQVNVAQYVDLLVGVVPVVNLEWIQKIHRDCLNRGYSSEAVVQIILKRMPDYVHYICPQFSRAHINFQRVPLVDTSNPFIARDIPTPDESNVVIRFRDPHMADFPYYLNMLKASFMSRSNTLVVPGGKMGLAMEIVLTPIIHDMMEKKRARG; encoded by the coding sequence ATGTCCGTAGCACATCCTATTGTTGCTGTGACTGGCTCGTCTGGGGCAGGCACATCTACGGTTAAACATGCTTTCAGCGATATGTTTCGGCGTGAAGGCATTAAGCCTGTCGTGATCGAAGGCGATAGTTTCCATCGCTATGATCGCCAAGCTATGAAGGAAAAGGTCGCGGAATATGAGGAGCAGGGGAAGGTCCTGACTCATTTTGGGCCGGAAGCCAATGAGTTAGATAAATTAGAGGCTTTGTTTCGTGAATACTCAGAGCATGGCACTGGGAAAAAGCGCCTTTATATTCACAGTGAGGAAGAGGGCGAACCCTACGGCCAGGCCCCGGGGACCTTTACTCCTTGGGAGCCCATTGATCCGGATAGTCATTTGCTCTTTTATGAGGGGCTCCATGGAGGTGCAGTAACTGACCAGGTTAATGTGGCCCAATATGTGGACTTATTGGTGGGCGTAGTGCCGGTAGTGAACTTGGAATGGATCCAAAAAATTCATCGGGATTGTCTCAACCGGGGTTATTCTTCCGAGGCGGTCGTCCAAATTATTCTCAAGCGCATGCCAGATTACGTGCACTATATCTGCCCTCAATTTTCCCGTGCCCATATTAATTTTCAGCGGGTGCCCTTGGTGGATACCTCCAACCCTTTCATCGCCCGTGATATTCCAACGCCTGATGAAAGCAATGTAGTGATTCGCTTCCGGGATCCCCATATGGCGGATTTTCCCTATTATTTAAATATGCTCAAAGCTTCATTTATGTCTCGGTCTAATACCTTGGTAGTGCCTGGCGGTAAAATGGGGCTTGCCATGGAGATTGTGCTCACCCCGATTATCCACGACATGATGGAGAAAAAACGCGCCCGGGGTTAA
- the dnaQ gene encoding DNA polymerase III subunit epsilon, which produces MRQIILDTETTGLEPKEGHRIIEIGGVELINRRRTGQTFHCYLNPERKVDEGALKVHGLSNEFLSDKPRFVEIVEEFLAFIKEAELVIHNAPFDVGFLDHELNLLGSQWGKVSLYCQVLDTLALARQRHPGQKNSLDALCKRYGVDNSRRDLHGALLDAEILAGVYLAMTGGQASLSLRGYGSEDIQSQPEGGKYRPVPVKRSPLKVVRANEEERLAHQECLAAIDKVSGGACLWRQLESPD; this is translated from the coding sequence ATGCGGCAGATTATACTCGATACGGAGACCACTGGGTTGGAGCCCAAAGAGGGACATCGAATCATTGAAATTGGGGGAGTTGAACTGATCAATCGGCGCCGTACGGGGCAGACTTTTCATTGCTATCTAAATCCGGAACGGAAGGTGGACGAAGGGGCTTTGAAAGTCCACGGCTTGAGCAATGAGTTTTTATCAGATAAGCCGCGTTTTGTGGAAATTGTCGAGGAATTTTTAGCTTTTATTAAAGAGGCAGAATTGGTCATCCATAATGCCCCCTTCGATGTGGGTTTTCTGGATCATGAATTGAACTTACTAGGCTCTCAGTGGGGAAAAGTAAGTCTCTACTGTCAAGTGCTGGATACGTTGGCCCTAGCGCGGCAACGTCATCCGGGTCAGAAAAATAGCCTAGATGCCCTCTGCAAACGCTATGGGGTTGACAACTCCCGGCGGGATCTGCACGGCGCTCTCTTGGATGCAGAAATTCTTGCTGGAGTATATTTGGCCATGACCGGGGGTCAAGCCAGTTTAAGCCTGCGAGGGTATGGTAGCGAGGACATTCAATCTCAACCGGAAGGGGGAAAATATCGGCCTGTCCCGGTTAAGCGGTCGCCCCTTAAAGTGGTGCGGGCAAACGAAGAAGAGCGGTTGGCTCATCAGGAATGCCTTGCTGCCATTGATAAGGTTAGCGGCGGTGCTTGTTTGTGGCGTCAACTTGAGTCCCCAGATTAG
- the purD gene encoding phosphoribosylamine--glycine ligase, whose translation MKILVIGGGGREHALAWKLAQSPQVDRVYVAPGNAGTALEPKLENVAIKPDNIPALVAFASAEQIGLTVVGPEAPLVLGIVDAFEEAGLGCLGPYREAARLEGAKSFAKDFLMRCGIPTARYRTFSEVEPAVDYIKMQGAPIVVKVDGLAAGKGVVVAQTEQEAIDAVHGILAGGAFGEAGRRVVIEEFLRGEEASFIVLTDGEHILPLASSQDHKAHDQGDTGPNTGGMGAYSPASVVTEAVHKRVMQEIIVPTVRGMAEEGYPYRGFLYAGLMIAEDGSPKVLEYNCRFGDPEAQPIMMRLQSDLVELCQATLEGRLHEVDVTWDPRAALGVVMAAKGYPGSYPIGDPIYGLPAPERENSKVFYGGTAEKEGRIVTAGGRVLCVCGLGDSVTQAQATAYALVQQITWKEAYYRTDIGYRAIAKEAGRVKGPGDPR comes from the coding sequence ATGAAGATTTTGGTGATTGGGGGAGGGGGCCGCGAGCATGCCCTTGCTTGGAAGCTGGCCCAGTCACCCCAGGTTGATCGGGTTTATGTGGCGCCAGGTAATGCCGGGACTGCATTGGAACCTAAATTGGAAAATGTCGCGATTAAACCGGATAATATCCCGGCCCTGGTGGCTTTTGCCTCAGCAGAGCAAATTGGATTGACTGTGGTAGGGCCAGAAGCTCCCTTAGTGCTGGGAATTGTGGATGCTTTTGAGGAAGCCGGGCTAGGCTGCTTGGGACCCTATCGCGAAGCTGCCCGCCTGGAAGGCGCTAAATCCTTCGCCAAAGATTTTCTAATGCGTTGCGGGATTCCAACGGCTCGTTACCGGACTTTTAGCGAAGTGGAACCGGCAGTCGACTACATTAAAATGCAGGGTGCTCCCATTGTGGTAAAAGTGGATGGCCTGGCGGCGGGTAAGGGCGTGGTGGTGGCCCAGACCGAGCAGGAGGCCATTGATGCAGTTCATGGAATATTGGCGGGGGGTGCCTTTGGCGAGGCTGGCCGTCGGGTAGTGATAGAAGAGTTTTTAAGAGGTGAAGAAGCCAGTTTCATCGTCTTAACCGATGGCGAGCACATCTTGCCTTTGGCCAGTTCTCAGGATCATAAGGCTCATGATCAGGGCGATACGGGGCCTAATACGGGGGGGATGGGCGCTTATTCTCCGGCGTCAGTGGTGACAGAGGCGGTTCACAAGCGGGTCATGCAGGAAATAATCGTGCCGACCGTACGAGGGATGGCCGAAGAAGGATATCCTTATCGAGGATTTTTATATGCTGGGCTGATGATTGCTGAGGACGGGTCCCCCAAGGTGCTAGAGTACAATTGCCGTTTTGGGGATCCGGAAGCCCAACCCATTATGATGCGGTTGCAGTCGGATTTAGTAGAGTTATGCCAGGCCACCTTGGAGGGTCGCTTGCACGAGGTCGATGTGACCTGGGATCCCCGCGCAGCCTTGGGCGTAGTGATGGCGGCGAAAGGTTATCCAGGTTCCTACCCTATCGGTGATCCTATTTATGGTTTACCCGCCCCGGAGCGTGAGAATAGCAAAGTATTTTATGGGGGTACGGCCGAAAAAGAGGGCCGCATCGTGACGGCTGGAGGCCGTGTTCTTTGCGTCTGCGGTCTTGGTGATTCCGTGACCCAGGCCCAAGCGACCGCCTATGCCCTCGTTCAGCAAATTACTTGGAAGGAAGCCTACTACCGGACTGATATTGGTTATCGTGCCATTGCTAAGGAAGCGGGCCGGGTCAAGGGGCCCGGTGATCCTAGGTAA
- a CDS encoding TetR family transcriptional regulator: MEEAISTRDIILDAALELAEETSWENVRLHHIAQRTGLSLNQIRQYFREKEELVDAWLDRADQAMLEETNRPYFPAISPRERLNRLFMAWLEALSPHRQVMRQMVFNRLEPGHLHMQLASLLRISRTVQWAREAAQRDQVFLFRALDETALTSIYLITFLCWLNDPTEYHRRTRRLLDRILRTGEIIGSLKPSFLRSKKQEQTFTKTSFPSGP, encoded by the coding sequence ATGGAGGAAGCTATCAGCACCCGTGATATCATCCTTGACGCCGCCTTGGAATTGGCTGAAGAAACTTCCTGGGAAAATGTGCGCCTGCACCATATTGCTCAACGGACAGGTTTGAGCTTGAATCAGATTCGCCAATATTTCAGGGAAAAAGAAGAATTGGTGGATGCATGGCTAGACCGAGCTGACCAGGCTATGCTGGAAGAAACAAACCGCCCTTACTTTCCAGCCATTTCTCCCCGGGAGCGACTCAACCGCCTATTTATGGCCTGGTTAGAAGCCCTTTCCCCTCATCGCCAAGTAATGCGCCAAATGGTCTTCAATCGGCTTGAACCAGGGCATTTACACATGCAACTCGCAAGCCTATTACGTATCAGCCGCACCGTGCAATGGGCTCGCGAGGCCGCCCAACGGGATCAAGTCTTTTTGTTTCGGGCGCTAGATGAAACCGCCTTGACCTCCATCTATCTCATTACCTTTCTCTGTTGGCTGAATGATCCCACCGAATATCACCGGCGAACCCGTCGGTTACTGGATAGAATCCTGCGCACAGGCGAAATCATTGGGTCGCTCAAGCCATCGTTCTTACGGTCAAAAAAGCAGGAACAGACTTTCACCAAGACCTCCTTCCCCAGCGGTCCCTGA
- the hemF gene encoding oxygen-dependent coproporphyrinogen oxidase, producing MSNPSNEPEVAVVKDYLLDLQDRICSTLEQEDGAASFMEDDWQRAAGGGGQSRVLSEGAIFEQGGVNFSHVFGDGLPAAATAQRPELAGRRFEALGVSLVIHPHNPYVPTSHANIRFFLATKEGEAPIWWFGGGFDLTPYYPFEEDAIHWHHTAREACIPFGEEVYPRYKKWCDEYFYLKHRGETRGIGGLFFDDLNEWGFPRCFDFMQSVGNHYLLAYLPIVQRRKTFSYGERERDFQLYRRGRYVEFNLLYDRGTLFGLQSGGRTESILMSLPPLVKWRYNWRPAAGTPEARLYEKFLQPQDWLGEKGKQ from the coding sequence ATGAGTAACCCTAGCAATGAGCCTGAGGTAGCGGTAGTCAAAGACTATCTGCTTGACCTCCAAGATCGAATTTGTTCCACCTTGGAACAGGAGGACGGGGCTGCCAGCTTTATGGAGGATGACTGGCAGCGAGCGGCCGGTGGTGGGGGTCAATCCCGGGTGTTGTCTGAGGGGGCAATATTTGAACAAGGGGGAGTCAATTTCTCCCATGTCTTTGGGGACGGCCTCCCTGCTGCGGCGACAGCGCAGCGGCCGGAATTAGCAGGACGGCGATTTGAAGCCCTTGGCGTTTCTTTGGTTATCCATCCCCATAATCCCTATGTCCCTACCTCCCACGCCAACATCCGTTTCTTCCTCGCCACCAAGGAGGGCGAAGCGCCTATCTGGTGGTTTGGGGGCGGTTTTGATCTTACTCCCTACTATCCTTTTGAGGAAGACGCGATTCACTGGCATCACACCGCTCGTGAGGCTTGTATTCCCTTTGGGGAAGAGGTTTATCCCCGTTACAAAAAATGGTGCGATGAATATTTTTACCTTAAGCATCGCGGGGAAACCCGGGGAATTGGTGGGTTGTTTTTTGATGACTTGAATGAATGGGGTTTTCCCCGCTGCTTTGATTTTATGCAAAGCGTGGGCAACCATTATCTGTTGGCTTATTTACCCATTGTCCAGCGGCGCAAAACCTTCTCCTATGGCGAACGGGAGCGGGACTTCCAGCTCTATCGGCGGGGACGTTACGTGGAATTTAACCTCCTCTATGATCGGGGGACCCTCTTTGGTCTTCAGTCAGGGGGACGGACTGAATCTATCCTGATGTCATTGCCTCCCCTGGTGAAGTGGCGTTATAACTGGCGGCCAGCTGCGGGAACCCCGGAGGCCCGGCTCTACGAAAAGTTTCTTCAGCCCCAGGATTGGTTAGGGGAAAAAGGGAAGCAGTAA
- a CDS encoding metal-dependent hydrolase, which yields MDTLTHALSGALLTRATAPSQRRDDPLTLRERVLVGTLAAAFPDSDFVLRSVTDLLTYLNWHRGITHSVVMLPFWGMLLATLFWWFGGRQKPRQAYLGVSLLGISIHIAGDVITAYGTQILAPLSNYKAAWPTTFVIDPWFTSIIVMGLLGSWYWHRSRLPAVAGLALLVTYVGFQGILRTQALALGDEYARQHSLNKIQVHALPQPLSPFNWKIVVVAPQKYYLSQVNLRRKQLAVPTSPDPPFWVRLYTAYPPPTAMQWTQYRLYGKPDQETLARTVWHQEALQGYRQFALLPALYAIDRGSNGLCVWFVDLRFTLPSLTPPFRYGGCRQKNDSRWELRQLLRNLGS from the coding sequence ATGGATACGCTTACCCATGCCTTGAGCGGTGCGCTGCTGACACGCGCCACCGCTCCTTCCCAGCGCCGAGATGACCCACTCACGCTGAGAGAACGGGTCCTGGTGGGAACCTTGGCCGCGGCCTTTCCTGATAGCGATTTTGTTCTCCGCTCGGTCACGGACTTGCTCACCTACCTTAATTGGCATCGGGGCATCACCCATTCCGTGGTTATGCTTCCCTTTTGGGGAATGTTGCTGGCCACCTTGTTTTGGTGGTTTGGGGGAAGACAAAAACCCCGGCAGGCCTATTTAGGGGTATCCCTATTAGGAATAAGCATTCATATTGCCGGAGATGTCATCACTGCCTATGGCACCCAAATCCTCGCCCCTCTTTCGAATTACAAAGCGGCTTGGCCCACCACTTTTGTCATCGATCCTTGGTTTACCAGTATTATCGTCATGGGATTATTAGGCAGTTGGTATTGGCATCGCTCCCGCCTGCCAGCGGTAGCAGGCTTAGCCCTATTAGTGACCTATGTGGGCTTCCAGGGGATACTCCGAACTCAGGCATTGGCCCTAGGGGATGAATATGCGCGCCAACACTCTCTGAACAAGATTCAAGTCCATGCCTTGCCCCAACCCCTATCCCCTTTTAATTGGAAAATTGTGGTGGTGGCTCCACAGAAGTATTACCTCAGTCAAGTCAACCTCCGACGCAAGCAACTCGCCGTTCCTACCTCACCCGATCCTCCTTTTTGGGTTCGCCTCTATACGGCCTATCCACCACCGACAGCCATGCAATGGACTCAATACCGGCTTTATGGGAAGCCTGATCAAGAAACCTTAGCCCGCACGGTTTGGCACCAAGAAGCCCTGCAAGGCTACCGCCAGTTCGCCTTGCTCCCGGCCCTCTATGCCATCGATCGGGGAAGCAATGGTCTGTGTGTTTGGTTCGTGGACCTGCGTTTTACCCTTCCCAGCCTCACTCCACCATTTCGGTATGGGGGATGCCGTCAAAAAAATGACTCTCGTTGGGAACTACGCCAGCTACTTAGAAATCTAGGCTCTTAG
- a CDS encoding Sua5/YciO/YrdC/YwlC family protein — protein sequence MIHGGGVVAYPTEGVFGLGCDPLQGVAVERILKLKGRSVDKGLILIAADFAQLQSYLLPLTAQIQARLEATWPGPVTWLLPARADVPRWLRGQHDTLAVRVTAHPVAACLCQRVGYAIVSTSANRAGRPPARTTLQIRRSLGAGIDYILPGAIGGRAGPSEIRDGITGQRIR from the coding sequence ATGATTCATGGGGGCGGCGTTGTCGCCTATCCGACGGAGGGAGTGTTTGGTCTAGGTTGTGACCCTCTGCAAGGGGTAGCCGTTGAGCGTATCCTTAAGCTTAAGGGGCGTTCTGTAGATAAGGGCTTAATTTTAATCGCGGCTGATTTTGCCCAGTTACAATCTTATTTGTTGCCCTTAACGGCTCAAATTCAGGCCCGTCTTGAAGCAACTTGGCCTGGACCAGTCACTTGGTTGTTGCCCGCTCGGGCGGATGTTCCCCGCTGGTTGAGAGGTCAGCATGATACCCTTGCTGTCCGAGTCACCGCCCATCCCGTGGCGGCATGTCTCTGTCAAAGGGTGGGGTATGCCATTGTCTCCACCAGCGCCAATCGCGCTGGACGTCCCCCGGCGCGAACGACCTTACAGATTCGTAGATCTTTGGGTGCTGGCATCGATTATATTCTCCCGGGTGCAATAGGAGGGCGGGCTGGTCCCAGTGAGATTCGCGATGGAATAACAGGACAGCGGATCCGATGA
- the rnhA gene encoding ribonuclease HI produces MTEAVEIFTDGACRGNPGPGGWGALLRYRGREKTLSGTETRTTNNRMELMAAIQALESLKRPCRVRLTTDSQYLRQGITCWMPRWKQRGWKTANRQPVKNIDLWQRLERAAAQHQVEWFWVRGHEGHPENERVDALAREAITELEEG; encoded by the coding sequence GTGACTGAAGCTGTGGAGATTTTTACTGACGGAGCATGCCGTGGAAATCCTGGCCCCGGGGGGTGGGGCGCCCTGCTGCGCTACCGGGGACGAGAAAAAACTTTGTCAGGGACGGAGACGAGGACGACTAATAATCGCATGGAGTTGATGGCGGCGATCCAAGCCCTAGAATCCCTCAAGCGACCCTGTCGAGTCCGGCTGACGACGGACTCCCAATACCTGCGCCAGGGAATTACCTGCTGGATGCCTCGTTGGAAACAACGCGGTTGGAAAACGGCCAACCGGCAGCCGGTGAAGAACATAGACTTATGGCAGCGCCTGGAAAGGGCCGCTGCTCAACATCAGGTAGAGTGGTTTTGGGTCCGGGGACATGAGGGGCATCCAGAAAACGAGCGGGTGGATGCCTTGGCTCGGGAAGCCATTACCGAATTGGAGGAAGGTTGA
- the trmL gene encoding tRNA (uridine(34)/cytosine(34)/5-carboxymethylaminomethyluridine(34)-2'-O)-methyltransferase TrmL: MFYVVLFEPEIPPNTGNIIRLCANTGAHLHLIQPLGFDLDDRRLRRAGLDYHEWARVKVHPSLEHFSRQVQPRQLWACSSRGQQPYDKANFHPGDALLFGPETRGLPRELLNTLPPKQVLRIPMLPSSRSLNLSNAVAVVLYEAWRQQSFPGSRDAGEVAPHGNLICSG; encoded by the coding sequence ATGTTTTATGTCGTCTTATTCGAACCTGAAATTCCACCCAATACGGGTAATATCATACGCCTTTGTGCCAATACGGGCGCTCATCTCCACTTGATACAACCACTAGGCTTTGATCTCGACGATAGGCGGTTGCGCCGCGCTGGCCTAGACTATCATGAATGGGCCAGAGTTAAGGTTCATCCCAGCCTGGAGCATTTTTCAAGGCAGGTCCAGCCTCGGCAGCTATGGGCCTGCTCTAGCCGTGGACAGCAACCTTATGATAAAGCCAACTTCCACCCAGGTGACGCCCTCTTATTTGGCCCCGAAACTCGGGGTCTCCCACGGGAACTCCTGAATACCCTGCCTCCAAAGCAGGTGCTGCGAATTCCCATGCTTCCCTCTAGCCGCAGCCTTAACCTTTCCAATGCCGTTGCAGTTGTGCTCTACGAAGCTTGGCGGCAGCAAAGCTTTCCCGGGAGTAGGGATGCAGGTGAAGTGGCGCCTCACGGGAACCTTATCTGTAGCGGGTAA